A region of uncultured Draconibacterium sp. DNA encodes the following proteins:
- a CDS encoding RagB/SusD family nutrient uptake outer membrane protein, giving the protein MKKRNIYVKVFSLTLIFAGLFLSSCQEDFLDREPLDQLSEAIYYKSASDFEAASNYFYTRFSFESGDESSDLSNNIGYGGDVVYGNGYTVAPVSDSEWNNNYDRMRAPNQLLEKAAEYEGEQSEIAEYVGIAYFFRAWHHWKLLKRFGGVPIVTKALDVNDEELYAPRNSRYEVVSQILSDLDAALATGGLRSQNDISDSEQGRLSIEAVKAFKARLLLYEATWEKYAPNSYLDEGAGSAKPSGYPSVSDMLTQAKAEAQAVMNSGAFELWDKRDEMAAAEVLETDYYKDRHLFYLFTLEDGSNPAGLTKADNKEFILQTIYDYNYRQINQNISHAHPWGPTRKLMDMYLCSDGLPVQHSSVFQGYDNMVDEFQNRDLRLRSLVYIPNKQYWGHGGATATGGGAQYGVPFDESGIEFDYHHYPSLRTETNGRNIGYTGAKFVTEHIERDDRQESFNYPLLRYAEVLLIYAEATCELGGGQISDADLNLSINPIRERSGVAPLTNALIAPFGDLTMLGEIRRERAIELFGEGFRFDDLKRWGIAVQELKPTMATSYIQYEGVDTEAATFINPKDGNPLYDPSGFSFGLTTSEMSVSTYAGIAPTKQGALVLIPTADRLFAEMNYLEPIPTLQIEHNPELKQNPGW; this is encoded by the coding sequence ATGAAAAAAAGAAATATATATGTTAAGGTATTTAGCCTTACCCTAATTTTTGCAGGCTTGTTTCTGAGCAGTTGCCAGGAAGACTTTTTAGACAGGGAGCCGCTGGATCAGTTATCTGAAGCAATTTATTATAAATCAGCTTCCGATTTTGAGGCAGCTTCTAACTACTTTTACACCCGCTTTAGTTTTGAGTCTGGTGATGAGAGTTCCGACCTATCCAATAACATTGGTTATGGTGGAGATGTAGTATATGGAAACGGATACACGGTTGCGCCAGTTTCAGACAGCGAATGGAACAATAATTACGACCGGATGCGTGCCCCCAATCAGTTACTTGAAAAAGCAGCTGAATACGAAGGTGAGCAGTCGGAAATTGCCGAATATGTTGGTATAGCCTACTTTTTCAGAGCATGGCACCACTGGAAACTATTAAAGCGTTTTGGAGGGGTACCTATTGTTACAAAAGCTTTGGATGTAAACGACGAAGAATTGTACGCACCACGAAACAGCCGTTACGAAGTAGTATCCCAGATTTTAAGCGATTTGGATGCTGCCCTTGCAACTGGCGGTTTGCGTTCTCAAAACGATATTAGCGATTCCGAACAGGGAAGACTTTCTATCGAAGCAGTTAAAGCATTTAAAGCACGTTTATTGTTGTACGAGGCAACCTGGGAAAAATATGCTCCTAATTCTTATTTAGATGAGGGTGCCGGTTCAGCAAAACCTTCGGGTTACCCAAGTGTAAGCGACATGCTAACACAAGCCAAAGCAGAAGCTCAGGCAGTAATGAACAGCGGTGCATTCGAGCTTTGGGACAAACGTGATGAAATGGCTGCAGCTGAAGTGCTTGAAACCGATTACTATAAAGATAGACACTTATTCTACTTATTTACCCTTGAGGATGGAAGTAATCCTGCCGGGCTCACTAAAGCAGATAATAAAGAGTTTATTCTTCAGACCATATACGATTATAATTACCGTCAAATCAATCAAAACATATCTCACGCACATCCTTGGGGACCTACACGAAAATTGATGGATATGTATTTATGTTCGGATGGTTTACCAGTACAACATTCAAGTGTTTTTCAGGGTTATGACAACATGGTTGACGAGTTCCAAAATCGCGATTTACGCTTAAGAAGCTTGGTTTACATTCCAAATAAACAATACTGGGGGCACGGAGGAGCAACAGCTACAGGTGGTGGTGCGCAGTACGGTGTACCTTTTGATGAAAGTGGAATTGAGTTTGATTATCACCATTATCCGAGTTTGCGTACCGAGACAAATGGAAGAAACATTGGCTACACGGGTGCTAAATTTGTAACCGAACATATAGAACGCGATGATAGACAGGAGTCATTCAACTATCCACTTCTCCGTTATGCCGAGGTATTATTAATTTATGCTGAAGCAACTTGCGAACTGGGTGGTGGACAAATATCTGATGCTGATTTGAATTTATCGATTAATCCAATTAGAGAACGCTCAGGTGTTGCTCCTTTAACAAATGCATTAATTGCACCATTTGGCGATTTAACCATGTTGGGGGAAATCCGCCGTGAACGTGCCATTGAATTATTTGGTGAAGGTTTCAGATTTGATGATTTAAAACGCTGGGGTATTGCTGTGCAGGAATTAAAACCAACCATGGCAACAAGCTATATTCAATATGAAGGTGTAGATACAGAAGCTGCTACGTTTATAAATCCAAAAGATGGAAATCCGTTATATGACCCTTCAGGCTTCTCATTTGGTTTAACTACATCGGAAATGAGCGTGTCAACCTATGCTGGTATTGCACCAACAAAGCAAGGAGCCTTAGTTCTAATACCAACAGCTGACAGACTTTTTGCAGAGATGAACTATTTGGAGCCAATTCCAACTTTACAGATAGAACACAATCCAGAGCTCAAACAGAACCCAGGATGGTAA
- a CDS encoding glycoside hydrolase family protein has protein sequence MKIVVSIKNLLFIVLLLKCTFFSTAQNSILNNIDEAPVNGGFEMKDYWVWGSSVIKGDDNQYHMYASRWPKYLPFHPGWMIASEIVHAVSSTPEGPYKFNDVALGARGTQFWDGRSCHNPKIVKYKDTYILYYMGSTHPFEGVTEQNVEELTLESKWCIAGRWGKRVGIATSKSPNGPWTRLDKPILDVSPNTFYSFLTSNPSPLIKEDGSVVLLFKGRGYKEDGIKHSDMSIGVATAPGFDGKYTVQGDRPLFSIDNFGEIEDPHLWSDKNGYHMLAKDQRGQISGHKHDGILAHSEDGINWVVDKNPLAYTKKVKWDNGKTIQQGQLERVFVLVENGKPTHLFFATMDGPGGFGNSTKSWNMVVPLK, from the coding sequence ATGAAGATAGTTGTCTCAATAAAAAATTTACTATTTATCGTTCTGCTACTTAAGTGTACATTCTTCAGCACTGCCCAAAACTCAATTCTGAATAATATAGATGAAGCACCTGTAAATGGCGGATTCGAAATGAAAGATTACTGGGTTTGGGGAAGCTCGGTAATTAAAGGAGACGATAATCAGTATCACATGTACGCCTCGCGCTGGCCTAAATACCTTCCTTTTCACCCCGGATGGATGATTGCTTCCGAAATCGTTCATGCTGTTTCTTCAACTCCCGAAGGACCCTATAAATTTAACGATGTTGCCCTGGGGGCCCGAGGTACACAATTTTGGGATGGTCGCTCGTGCCACAATCCCAAAATCGTAAAATATAAAGATACTTACATTTTGTATTACATGGGGTCAACACATCCGTTCGAGGGTGTTACAGAACAAAACGTAGAAGAACTTACGCTTGAAAGTAAATGGTGCATAGCAGGCAGGTGGGGAAAACGTGTTGGAATTGCCACGTCGAAAAGCCCAAACGGACCATGGACAAGATTGGATAAACCCATTTTAGATGTTAGTCCTAACACATTCTATAGCTTTTTAACCTCTAATCCATCGCCGCTTATAAAAGAAGATGGATCGGTGGTTTTGTTATTTAAAGGAAGAGGATACAAGGAAGACGGAATAAAACACAGCGACATGAGTATTGGTGTAGCCACGGCTCCAGGTTTCGATGGCAAATATACAGTTCAAGGTGATAGACCCCTGTTTTCAATCGATAATTTCGGCGAAATTGAAGACCCGCATTTATGGAGCGATAAAAATGGTTACCATATGTTGGCCAAAGACCAACGCGGTCAGATTTCCGGCCACAAACACGATGGAATTTTAGCGCATTCGGAAGATGGCATCAATTGGGTGGTAGATAAAAATCCTTTGGCTTACACCAAAAAGGTAAAGTGGGATAATGGCAAAACTATTCAACAAGGACAACTCGAGCGGGTTTTTGTATTGGTTGAAAATGGAAAGCCAACTCACTTGTTTTTTGCAACAATGGACGGTCCTGGTGGATTTGGGAATTCAACAAAATCATGGAACATGGTAGTTCCTTTAAAATAA
- a CDS encoding SusC/RagA family TonB-linked outer membrane protein — translation MKNKKSIQKAFSFLMFCLFFVAVSASAFAQQKTVSGKVVDDSGEALPGVTVVVKGTSTGTVTDIDGNFTISNVTSESVLTISFVGMLTQEIAVGSQTSIDVTLKTDAVGLEEVVVVGYGTQSKATLSGSVVQVKGEEMMKGKSTSSAVLAMQGEIPGLTITRGTSRPGNEELDIKIRGDYSVNGISPLVLIDGVEVAEWMLSTINSSDIENISVLKDGSAAIYGSKAAGGVILVTTKRGKKGKMKVEYKGDLQLNFAYDMPNASLKELADLWLLGGRNDMIDYVDSDGNPQTAAFSGRFFSEDEWQRFSDGTMPLAPEPYLWNGTEHRFADESYYDYIFGTTISQRHNLSMSGGNEKATYRTSLGYANERSPMELVYDGAKKYNFRTNLTYDISDVISTEFNISYDFRQIDAPRDGVGEGLQNPDWFPIFNPDGQYYSVWADVTPLELEDGGRDVTNQEIFKLGAVLNLNFDKYVKGLAFRYQGDVTSRNIEQTVRSLPVTKYDWYGAPSTYGRTSQVDVGIDKVFFQNHIMQGNYKRSFGNHNLGAMLGLTWEENLVRTYDMSRQYLLSDELDALNTGDASTMTNAGAANQEALTSYISRLNYDYNGIYLAEFAARRDGSSRFAKDFRWKNFYYGSAGVRLSEMGFLKDGFFQNLKVRASYGETGSRVGIGRYDYISTMASGQTYFGVNPEIYNTYRISSMTSTERTWELVKKTDFGVDFTILDNRLSGTADYFIHGNDDMLVSITYPEILGASAPKTNSGAFKSKGWEISLNWRDKIGELSYNVGAALWDSRGEVTKMEGAENIGRGLNTKPIEGYPLNSLWVYKTDGIFDNEADILAYYEKYGFDGGDQTKTKPGSILPAYRSANRLVPGTVNRVDVSEDGLISEDDLVFHGDANPHYAYSLSLGLEYKGFDFYAFFQGVGQQYIQRVGTLGQPLAKWWRNQNAVWQTDLTWRADNTDAELPMVFYNGSRKNWNYNHPNDINIINASYIRAKVMSLGYTLPQDLSMKAGLERVRISATGNDLFVISNILDGLDPEHDRNGGNGQLYPYNSSLIFSLELTF, via the coding sequence ATGAAAAACAAAAAAAGTATTCAAAAAGCTTTTAGCTTTTTAATGTTTTGTCTCTTTTTTGTTGCTGTTAGTGCCAGTGCTTTTGCACAGCAAAAAACAGTTTCAGGAAAGGTTGTTGATGACAGTGGTGAAGCCCTTCCGGGGGTAACCGTGGTTGTTAAGGGAACTTCAACGGGAACCGTTACCGATATCGATGGTAACTTTACCATTTCAAATGTAACAAGCGAAAGCGTATTAACTATTTCGTTTGTGGGTATGTTAACACAAGAAATTGCAGTTGGCAGCCAAACTTCAATCGATGTAACCTTAAAAACCGATGCCGTTGGTTTGGAAGAGGTTGTGGTTGTGGGTTATGGTACCCAATCAAAAGCTACCTTATCTGGTTCAGTGGTCCAGGTAAAAGGAGAAGAAATGATGAAGGGTAAAAGTACCTCAAGTGCTGTTCTTGCAATGCAGGGTGAGATTCCCGGATTAACAATTACGCGTGGTACATCTCGTCCGGGTAATGAAGAACTCGACATTAAAATTCGTGGTGATTACTCGGTAAATGGTATTTCTCCTCTTGTTTTAATCGATGGAGTAGAAGTAGCAGAATGGATGCTTAGTACCATTAACTCCAGCGATATTGAAAACATTTCGGTATTGAAAGATGGTTCTGCTGCAATTTATGGTTCAAAAGCTGCCGGTGGTGTTATTTTGGTTACCACTAAAAGAGGAAAGAAAGGCAAAATGAAAGTGGAATATAAAGGCGATTTACAATTGAATTTTGCCTATGATATGCCTAATGCCAGTTTGAAAGAATTAGCTGATTTATGGTTGTTGGGAGGCCGGAATGATATGATCGATTATGTGGATTCAGATGGCAACCCGCAAACTGCAGCTTTTTCAGGTCGTTTTTTTAGCGAAGACGAATGGCAAAGGTTCTCTGATGGCACCATGCCTTTAGCTCCGGAACCTTATTTGTGGAATGGTACTGAACACCGTTTCGCCGATGAAAGCTATTACGATTACATTTTTGGCACAACAATATCCCAAAGGCATAACTTATCAATGTCAGGAGGTAATGAAAAAGCCACCTACCGAACATCGCTAGGTTACGCCAACGAACGTTCGCCAATGGAACTGGTTTATGATGGGGCTAAAAAGTATAACTTCCGTACCAATCTAACTTACGATATTAGCGATGTGATCTCAACAGAATTTAATATATCCTATGATTTCAGGCAAATTGATGCCCCTCGTGATGGTGTTGGTGAAGGTTTGCAGAACCCGGATTGGTTTCCTATTTTTAACCCAGACGGGCAATATTACAGTGTTTGGGCTGACGTTACACCTCTTGAATTGGAAGATGGTGGGCGCGATGTTACCAACCAGGAAATATTTAAATTGGGTGCTGTTCTTAACCTTAACTTTGATAAATATGTAAAAGGTTTAGCTTTTAGGTATCAGGGCGATGTAACCAGCAGGAATATTGAACAGACTGTACGATCATTACCGGTAACAAAATACGACTGGTATGGTGCACCAAGTACTTATGGTCGCACAAGTCAGGTAGATGTAGGGATAGATAAAGTATTTTTCCAAAACCATATTATGCAGGGAAATTACAAACGTTCGTTTGGTAATCATAACCTTGGTGCTATGTTAGGTCTTACCTGGGAAGAAAACCTGGTAAGAACTTACGACATGAGCAGACAGTACTTGCTGTCTGATGAATTAGACGCTTTAAATACAGGTGATGCATCAACCATGACAAATGCAGGGGCTGCTAACCAGGAAGCACTCACTTCATATATTTCAAGGTTGAATTACGATTACAACGGTATCTATCTTGCTGAATTTGCAGCACGTCGTGACGGTTCTTCTCGTTTCGCCAAGGATTTCCGGTGGAAAAACTTCTATTATGGTTCAGCCGGTGTACGTTTATCAGAAATGGGATTCTTAAAAGATGGCTTCTTCCAAAACCTGAAAGTACGTGCATCGTATGGTGAAACAGGTTCAAGGGTTGGTATTGGTAGATACGACTACATTTCAACCATGGCTTCGGGACAAACCTATTTTGGAGTGAATCCGGAAATCTATAATACGTATCGTATTTCCAGTATGACATCTACCGAACGTACATGGGAACTTGTAAAAAAGACCGACTTTGGTGTTGATTTTACGATTCTGGACAACCGCCTGAGTGGTACTGCCGATTATTTCATCCACGGAAATGATGATATGTTGGTAAGTATAACATACCCAGAGATACTTGGTGCAAGTGCCCCAAAAACAAACAGCGGAGCTTTCAAAAGTAAAGGTTGGGAAATAAGTTTGAACTGGAGAGATAAAATTGGTGAACTTTCGTATAACGTAGGTGCTGCCTTATGGGATAGCCGCGGAGAGGTAACCAAAATGGAAGGTGCCGAAAACATTGGCAGGGGATTGAATACCAAACCAATTGAAGGCTATCCATTAAATTCACTTTGGGTGTATAAAACCGATGGTATTTTCGATAACGAAGCGGATATACTAGCGTATTATGAAAAATATGGTTTTGATGGTGGGGATCAAACAAAAACAAAACCCGGATCAATCCTTCCTGCTTACCGAAGTGCAAACCGTCTTGTTCCCGGAACAGTAAACCGTGTTGATGTAAGCGAAGATGGATTAATCAGCGAAGACGATTTAGTATTCCATGGCGATGCAAATCCACATTACGCTTATAGCTTAAGCCTGGGATTAGAATATAAAGGTTTTGATTTCTATGCCTTCTTCCAGGGAGTAGGACAACAGTACATTCAGCGTGTAGGTACATTAGGTCAACCATTAGCAAAATGGTGGAGAAACCAAAACGCCGTTTGGCAGACCGACCTTACCTGGAGAGCTGATAATACTGACGCCGAACTTCCAATGGTATTCTATAACGGAAGCAGGAAAAACTGGAACTACAATCATCCGAATGATATAAACATCATCAATGCAAGCTATATACGTGCAAAAGTAATGTCCTTAGGTTATACCTTACCGCAAGATTTATCGATGAAAGCCGGTTTGGAAAGAGTACGTATTTCTGCAACAGGAAACGATTTATTTGTAATCTCAAATATTTTAGATGGTCTGGATCCTGAACATGACAGGAACGGAGGTAACGGGCAACTTTATCCGTATAACTCTAGTTTAATTTTCAGTTTAGAACTTACATTTTAA
- a CDS encoding MFS transporter produces the protein MTENKVQVSKILPVLFGFFVMGFCDVVGITSAHVKEDLLGAYSPEFQDTLSNLIPVALFSMFLIFSIPTGILMNRIGRKKTVLLSNGITIVAMFIPLVEYTFTMSLIAFALLGIANTILQVSLNPLLQNVVRGDRLTSSLTAGQFVKAISSFSAPFIAAFGATQLDNWQYIFPIYAVITLLSTVWLMFTPIAEESVEGKASSFGSVLAILKDKTIFLMFLGILCVVGVDVGVNTAASKILMERCGLSSIDAGYGPSVYFAFRTLGAFLGAFFLAKFASTKFFKINIVVAVLALIALIFVGDKIGVFAIYGIIGFTIANVFPIIFGMAIQSRPDKANEISGLMITGVFGGAVIPFFMGLMSDSLGSQVGSVIVILVGALYLFYLAFSAKEKTA, from the coding sequence ATGACAGAAAATAAAGTTCAGGTATCCAAAATCCTCCCTGTATTATTCGGTTTTTTTGTAATGGGATTTTGCGATGTGGTTGGAATTACATCGGCACATGTAAAAGAAGATTTATTGGGAGCCTACAGCCCCGAATTTCAGGACACACTGTCAAATCTGATTCCGGTAGCTCTGTTTTCCATGTTTCTAATTTTCTCTATTCCTACGGGAATTTTAATGAATCGTATTGGACGCAAAAAAACCGTGCTTTTAAGTAATGGAATTACCATAGTAGCCATGTTTATTCCCCTTGTCGAATATACATTTACAATGTCGCTTATTGCTTTTGCTTTGCTTGGTATTGCCAATACAATTTTGCAGGTTTCGCTCAATCCTTTGTTGCAAAACGTGGTTCGGGGCGACCGTTTAACCAGTAGTTTAACTGCCGGCCAGTTTGTAAAAGCCATTTCGTCGTTTAGTGCTCCGTTTATTGCAGCTTTTGGAGCAACCCAATTAGATAATTGGCAATACATTTTCCCAATTTATGCAGTAATAACATTGCTTTCAACCGTTTGGTTGATGTTTACACCAATTGCAGAAGAATCCGTTGAAGGAAAAGCTAGTTCGTTTGGGAGTGTTTTGGCTATTCTAAAAGACAAAACCATTTTTCTGATGTTTCTTGGAATCTTGTGTGTTGTTGGGGTTGACGTAGGTGTAAATACAGCCGCCTCAAAAATATTAATGGAACGTTGCGGCTTATCTTCTATCGATGCAGGTTACGGGCCAAGTGTTTATTTTGCTTTCAGAACATTGGGTGCGTTTTTAGGTGCATTTTTCTTGGCAAAATTCGCTTCAACCAAATTCTTCAAAATCAATATTGTTGTTGCTGTATTGGCACTAATTGCGTTAATCTTTGTAGGCGATAAAATTGGCGTTTTTGCTATTTATGGAATCATTGGTTTTACAATTGCCAATGTTTTTCCAATTATTTTCGGAATGGCTATTCAATCGCGCCCCGACAAAGCCAACGAAATTTCAGGTTTAATGATTACCGGCGTATTTGGAGGAGCAGTTATCCCGTTTTTTATGGGTTTAATGTCCGATTCACTTGGGTCGCAGGTTGGATCTGTAATCGTAATTCTGGTGGGTGCATTGTATTTGTTTTATTTAGCCTTTTCAGCAAAAGAAAAAACAGCATAG